The Myxococcales bacterium DNA window TCGAGTACCCGCTGACCCAGCACCAGCTCGGGCGCATGGCGTGCCGGCTCGCCGCCGCCCGCGCGATCACGTACGAGGCCGCGATCGCGATGGACGCCGACGAGCGCGCCGCCGCGCCGCTGGCGGCCCAGGCCAAGCTGTTCGCCTGCGACGCGGCGGTCGAGATCACCCAGCTCGGCCAGGTGCTCCACGGCGGCTGGGGCTACGCCGAGGAGTACCCGATCAGCCGCTACGTGGTCGACGCGCTGGTGCTGCCGATCTTCGAGGGCGTGCGCCCGATCCTCGCGCTCAAGGTGGTCGGCCGCGCGCTGCTCGCCGGCCGGGCCTGACGCCCCGAGCCTGCGAGGTCCGCAGGACGACCTGCAACATCCGCCGAGGTGGTGTCCCGCGCGGGGCCGGAGGCGCGCCGCCGTGCACCTCCGTGGGCGCGACGCTGGCCAGGCCCTTGCTACTCCGCGGTACAGTGCGCGCCCTCGTGTCTGCTGGCTGGATCCCGCGCTGGTCGCGCATCGCCGTCGTCACCGCGATCGCGGCGATCGGCGCCGCGCTGATCGCGATCGTGTGGACGACCCACCGCAGCGTCAACGACGCCCGCGCCACGATGATCCGCGGGCTCGCGGCCGACGCCGCCGGCTCGATGCGGGCGCGCATGGTCGAGTTCGATCGCGACGACCCGGCGGCGCGGATCGCCGCGGCGTTCGAGGCCGCCGGCCCGCTCCACGTCCGCTACGTCGCCCTCTTCGAGGGCCCCCGGCTGATCGCCGACGCCGGCGCGAGCGCCAGCTCGCCGGCCGAGCTGGCCGCGTGGTTCGTCGACGCGCCGCCGGCCCAGCCGGTCGTGATCGGCGACCGCATCCGCGTCGCGTACCACCGCCTGGGCCCGCCGCCGCGGATGGGCCGCATGCCGCCGCGGGGCCCGCCCGAGCTGCTGATCGAGATCGACACCGCGCCGGTCGACCAGCTCGACACCGTCGCGACCTGGTCGCTGGCGATCGGCGTGACCGCGGCCGCGGTGCTGATGGTGCTGGCGCTGGTGCTCGTGCGCTGGTCGTTGCGGCGCGAGGCCACGGTCCGCGCCAACGAGCAGGCCCGGCACCTGGCCAACCTCGGCCAGATGTCGGCGGTGCTGGCCCACGAGATCCGCAACCCGCTGGCGTCGCTCAAGGGCAACGCCCAGCTGCTGGCGCAGTCGCTGCCCGCCGGCGAGCGCAGCCGCGCCAAGGCCGATCGCGTGGTCGACGAGGCGGTCCGGCTCGAGCACCTGACCAACGACCTGCTGGCGTTCGCGCGCTCGGGCGAGATCCGCGCGGCCCCGGCCGAGCCGGCGGCGCTGCTCCGGGCCGCGGCCGCCGACGTGGCGGCGGACCGCGTCGACGTCGTCGACGACGACGCGCCCCGGACCTGGCCGCTCGACGCCGACCGCATGCGCCAGGTGCTGGTGAACCTGCTCGAGAACGCCGCGGCGATGAGCGACGGCCGGGTGACCGCGACCGTCGCGCGCGGGCGTTTGGGGCTACGCTACGTCGTGCGCGATCACGGCCCCGGCTTCCCCGACGGCGACCTCGCCCGGATCTTCGAGCCGTTCTACACCAAGCGGACCCGCGGCACCGGCCTGGGCCTGGCGGTGTGCAAGCGCCTGGTCGAGCTCCACGGCGGCACCCTGACCGCGCGCAACGCCGTCGGCGGCGGCGCCGAGTTCACGATCGACCTGCCGCGGACGGTGGCGTGATGGCGCGGGTGCTGGTCGCCGACGACGAGCCCGGGCTGCGCGAGTTCGTCGGCGACGTGCTGCGCCTGGCCGGGCACGACGTGGTCGAGGCCGAGGACGGCC harbors:
- a CDS encoding HAMP domain-containing histidine kinase; the protein is MSAGWIPRWSRIAVVTAIAAIGAALIAIVWTTHRSVNDARATMIRGLAADAAGSMRARMVEFDRDDPAARIAAAFEAAGPLHVRYVALFEGPRLIADAGASASSPAELAAWFVDAPPAQPVVIGDRIRVAYHRLGPPPRMGRMPPRGPPELLIEIDTAPVDQLDTVATWSLAIGVTAAAVLMVLALVLVRWSLRREATVRANEQARHLANLGQMSAVLAHEIRNPLASLKGNAQLLAQSLPAGERSRAKADRVVDEAVRLEHLTNDLLAFARSGEIRAAPAEPAALLRAAAADVAADRVDVVDDDAPRTWPLDADRMRQVLVNLLENAAAMSDGRVTATVARGRLGLRYVVRDHGPGFPDGDLARIFEPFYTKRTRGTGLGLAVCKRLVELHGGTLTARNAVGGGAEFTIDLPRTVA